The following proteins come from a genomic window of Pseudomonas sp. WJP1:
- a CDS encoding polysaccharide biosynthesis protein: MALWLAFIVRLGIDDMYNPLKAHFWLFACAPVVAIPLFIRFGMYRAVMRYFGNDALIAIIKAVSLSSLILAVVVYWYSNHEAVVPRSIIFNYWWLSLVIIGGLRLCMRQYFMGDWFAGAQHVPFTNRNDGLTKVAIYGAGVAGNQLVAALRMGRVMRPVAFIDDDPSIADRSIAGLQVYKPKHIQQMIDETGAQEILLALPSSTRARRREILTILERYPLHIRSVPSFTDLASGRVKVEDIQEVDIADLLGRDSVPAQPDLLERCIKGKTVMVTGAGGSIGAELSRQIFSLGPTTLLLFDHSEFNLYSILSELERRACRESVPVRLLPILGSIRHQDKLLDVMKTWGVDTVYHAAAYKHVPMVEHNIAEGVLNNVIGTLNTAQAALQSGVSNFVLISTDKAVRPTNVMGSTKRLAELTLQALSREIAPVLFGDKTNVSRVNKTRFTMVRFGNVLGSSGSVIPLFHSQIKSGGPLTVTHPKITRYFMTIPEAAQLVIQAGSMGQGGDVFVLDMGEPVKIVELAEKMIHLSGLSIRSEKNLQGDIAIEFTGLRPGEKLYEELLIGDNVGATQHPMIMSANEDHLPWEVLKSKLTELLNAVERDDYARVRQLLRETVSGYTPDDEIVDWIYQQRRLEP, encoded by the coding sequence ATGGCTCTTTGGCTTGCTTTCATCGTCCGCCTCGGCATCGACGACATGTACAACCCTTTGAAGGCCCACTTCTGGCTCTTCGCCTGCGCGCCGGTTGTAGCCATTCCCTTATTCATCCGCTTCGGCATGTACCGTGCGGTCATGCGCTATTTTGGCAACGATGCGTTGATCGCCATTATCAAGGCTGTGAGCCTGTCCTCGTTGATCCTTGCGGTCGTGGTCTACTGGTACAGCAACCATGAAGCCGTAGTGCCGCGGTCCATCATTTTCAATTACTGGTGGCTCAGCCTTGTCATCATTGGTGGTCTGCGTCTTTGCATGCGCCAATACTTCATGGGTGATTGGTTCGCCGGCGCTCAGCATGTGCCTTTTACCAATCGAAATGATGGTCTCACCAAGGTTGCAATATATGGTGCAGGCGTAGCAGGCAATCAGCTTGTCGCTGCGCTTCGTATGGGCCGGGTCATGCGTCCCGTGGCGTTTATCGATGATGATCCAAGCATTGCGGATCGTTCGATTGCAGGGCTACAGGTCTACAAACCCAAACACATCCAACAGATGATTGACGAAACCGGCGCGCAGGAAATCCTCCTGGCCCTGCCGTCGTCTACCCGCGCACGACGTCGGGAAATTCTCACTATCCTGGAGCGTTACCCGCTTCATATCCGAAGCGTACCCAGCTTCACCGATCTGGCCAGCGGCCGGGTAAAGGTCGAAGATATCCAGGAAGTGGATATCGCGGACCTTCTGGGTCGTGACTCGGTACCAGCGCAACCTGACCTGCTCGAACGTTGTATCAAAGGCAAGACAGTAATGGTCACGGGCGCTGGCGGATCGATCGGCGCGGAGCTTAGCCGGCAGATTTTCTCGCTTGGGCCGACAACGCTTCTGTTGTTCGATCACAGCGAATTCAACCTCTACAGCATTCTGTCGGAATTGGAGCGGCGCGCCTGCAGGGAGTCGGTTCCTGTCCGTCTGCTTCCTATCCTCGGCTCGATCCGGCACCAAGACAAACTTCTGGATGTGATGAAAACCTGGGGTGTGGACACCGTCTACCACGCTGCCGCGTATAAGCACGTCCCAATGGTCGAGCACAACATTGCTGAAGGCGTGCTTAACAACGTCATTGGCACGCTCAACACTGCTCAGGCTGCGTTGCAATCGGGTGTGTCCAACTTTGTGTTGATCTCCACCGATAAGGCCGTGCGCCCGACCAATGTCATGGGCAGTACCAAGCGGTTGGCCGAGTTGACCCTTCAAGCCCTCAGTCGTGAAATTGCCCCGGTGTTGTTCGGCGACAAGACCAATGTCTCCCGGGTCAACAAGACCCGTTTCACCATGGTGCGCTTTGGCAATGTGCTGGGTTCCTCCGGCTCAGTGATCCCGCTGTTCCACAGCCAGATCAAATCCGGTGGCCCATTAACGGTCACTCACCCGAAAATCACTCGCTATTTCATGACCATTCCCGAAGCCGCGCAACTGGTAATCCAGGCGGGCTCCATGGGGCAGGGCGGCGATGTGTTCGTGCTCGACATGGGCGAGCCGGTGAAGATTGTCGAGTTGGCAGAGAAGATGATTCATCTGTCTGGATTGAGTATCCGCTCGGAGAAAAATCTCCAGGGTGACATCGCGATCGAATTTACCGGACTGCGCCCCGGCGAGAAGCTTTATGAGGAGTTGTTGATTGGCGACAACGTAGGCGCGACACAGCATCCGATGATTATGAGTGCCAATGAAGATCATCTACCTTGGGAAGTACTCAAGTCAAAGCTGACTGAGCTGCTTAACGCGGTTGAGCGCGATGACTACGCACGAGTCCGCCAACTCCTGCGCGAAACCGTCAGTGGCTACACTCCCGACGACGAAATCGTCGACTGGATCTACCAGCAACGTCGCCTCGAACCCTGA
- a CDS encoding ComEA family DNA-binding protein, whose translation MRTGYFYSLVFALLTSATITANAAPAVKPEASKAPVAMEASASTQSGKVDLNKADAPTLQRELSGVGEAKALAIVAYRESNGPFVSVDELLEVKGIGKALLDKNREKLQVN comes from the coding sequence ATGCGTACAGGCTATTTCTATTCCCTGGTTTTTGCCCTGCTCACCAGTGCCACTATCACTGCCAATGCTGCGCCTGCGGTCAAGCCAGAGGCTTCCAAGGCTCCGGTGGCGATGGAGGCTTCGGCGAGTACGCAATCAGGCAAAGTCGACCTCAACAAGGCTGATGCGCCAACCTTGCAGCGTGAGTTATCCGGTGTAGGGGAGGCCAAGGCTTTGGCGATTGTTGCGTATCGTGAAAGTAATGGTCCTTTCGTATCTGTCGACGAGTTGCTCGAAGTGAAAGGTATCGGCAAGGCCCTGCTGGATAAGAATCGCGAGAAGCTTCAGGTGAACTAA
- a CDS encoding SDR family NAD(P)-dependent oxidoreductase, whose amino-acid sequence MTSIQSQGTALVTGASSGIGAVYAQRLAARGFDLLLVARDQGRLEAAASALRDAHGVQVEVLKADLTQKDDVLKLEQRMRSDSSISLLLNNAGVAADGLLANADLDQMERMIQLNITAVTRLASAAAASFAKAGRGTIINIASVVALFPERFNATYSASKAYVLSLTQSLNAELDGTGVKVQAVLPGVTRTEIWERSGIDASQIPEEMVMEAGEMVDAALAGLDQGELVTIPSLPDAGDWDAFVAARLVMAPNLSKSNAAARYK is encoded by the coding sequence ATGACTTCCATTCAGTCCCAAGGTACGGCCCTCGTCACCGGTGCGTCTTCCGGTATCGGCGCGGTCTACGCGCAGCGGTTGGCCGCGCGTGGTTTTGATTTGTTGTTGGTTGCCCGTGATCAAGGACGGCTTGAGGCGGCGGCGAGCGCGTTGCGCGATGCCCATGGTGTTCAGGTTGAGGTGTTGAAAGCGGATTTGACGCAGAAGGATGACGTGCTGAAGCTTGAGCAGCGTATGCGCAGCGATTCGAGTATCAGCCTGTTGCTGAACAATGCGGGGGTGGCGGCGGATGGGTTGTTGGCCAATGCCGATCTGGACCAGATGGAGCGCATGATCCAGTTGAACATCACGGCGGTCACGCGTTTGGCGTCGGCGGCGGCGGCGAGTTTTGCCAAGGCGGGCCGAGGCACGATCATCAACATTGCATCGGTGGTGGCGTTGTTTCCCGAGCGTTTCAATGCGACGTACAGCGCGAGCAAGGCTTATGTATTGAGCCTGACCCAGTCGTTGAACGCCGAACTCGACGGCACCGGCGTCAAGGTCCAGGCTGTGTTGCCAGGGGTAACACGTACCGAGATCTGGGAGCGTTCGGGTATCGATGCGTCGCAGATTCCGGAGGAGATGGTGATGGAGGCGGGGGAGATGGTCGATGCGGCCCTGGCGGGGCTGGATCAGGGTGAGTTGGTGACCATTCCTTCATTGCCGGATGCTGGTGACTGGGATGCATTTGTGGCGGCGCGACTCGTCATGGCGCCTAACCTTTCCAAAAGCAATGCGGCTGCGCGTTACAAATGA
- the fabF gene encoding beta-ketoacyl-ACP synthase II, giving the protein MSDRRVVVTGMGLVSPLGSGVEAVWARLLAGRSGLRNLPDEVVADLPAKVGGAVPTLAEDPQAGFDPDRATSPKEQKKMDRFILFAMEAARQAIEQAGWQAQTADAQERTATIIGSGVGGFGAIADAVRTTDSRGPRRLSPFTIPSFLVNLAAGHVSIQHRFKGPLGAPVTACAAGVQAIGDAVRLIRSGEADVAVCGGAEAAIDRVSLAGFAAARALSSAFNDTPERASRPFDRDRDGFVMGEGAGLLVVESLEHALARGAQPLAEVVGYGTSADAYHLTAGPEDGSGARRAMSLALAQAGISPQQVQHLNAHATSTPVGDLGELAAIKALFGSQNGIAVTSTKSATGHLLGAAGGLEAIFTLLAIRDQIVPATLNLDNPDPASDGVDIVRGQARPMAIEYALSNGFGFGGVNASVLFKRWVD; this is encoded by the coding sequence ATGAGTGATCGTCGAGTGGTAGTGACAGGCATGGGGCTGGTGTCTCCGCTGGGTAGCGGTGTCGAAGCGGTCTGGGCGCGTTTGTTGGCCGGGCGTTCCGGGTTGCGCAACTTGCCGGACGAGGTGGTGGCCGATCTGCCCGCCAAAGTCGGCGGGGCGGTGCCAACCCTGGCGGAGGATCCGCAGGCGGGTTTTGATCCGGATCGGGCAACATCGCCCAAAGAACAGAAGAAGATGGACCGGTTCATCCTGTTTGCCATGGAGGCGGCGCGCCAAGCCATCGAGCAGGCGGGTTGGCAGGCGCAAACCGCGGATGCCCAGGAGCGTACGGCAACCATCATCGGGTCCGGTGTCGGTGGTTTCGGGGCGATTGCCGATGCGGTGCGTACCACGGACAGCCGTGGGCCGCGGCGCTTGTCGCCGTTCACCATTCCTTCGTTCCTGGTCAACCTGGCGGCGGGGCATGTGTCGATCCAGCATAGGTTCAAGGGCCCGCTGGGAGCGCCGGTCACGGCCTGTGCGGCCGGCGTCCAGGCCATTGGCGATGCGGTGCGGTTGATTCGTAGTGGCGAGGCGGATGTTGCGGTGTGTGGGGGGGCGGAGGCAGCGATCGATCGGGTCAGTCTTGCCGGATTTGCGGCGGCACGTGCCTTGTCCAGCGCTTTTAACGACACTCCGGAGCGCGCCTCGCGACCGTTCGATCGCGACCGCGACGGCTTTGTCATGGGCGAGGGGGCAGGCCTGCTGGTGGTTGAATCCCTGGAGCATGCCTTGGCCCGGGGTGCTCAACCCCTGGCAGAAGTGGTTGGTTACGGCACCAGTGCGGACGCCTATCACCTGACCGCCGGGCCTGAGGATGGCAGCGGCGCTCGCCGGGCGATGTCATTGGCATTGGCGCAGGCGGGAATTTCGCCGCAGCAAGTGCAGCATCTGAATGCGCACGCCACCTCGACGCCAGTGGGCGACCTGGGGGAGTTGGCGGCCATCAAGGCATTGTTCGGTTCGCAAAACGGTATTGCTGTGACCTCGACCAAGTCGGCCACCGGCCATTTGCTCGGTGCCGCTGGCGGGCTCGAAGCCATTTTCACGCTGCTGGCGATCCGGGACCAGATCGTGCCGGCGACCCTCAATCTCGATAATCCGGACCCGGCCAGTGACGGCGTGGATATTGTCCGTGGCCAGGCGCGGCCCATGGCGATCGAGTACGCACTGTCCAACGGTTTCGGGTTTGGCGGGGTCAATGCCAGCGTGCTGTTCAAACGCTGGGTTGATTAG
- a CDS encoding TetR/AcrR family transcriptional regulator, with protein MRYSQDHKAQTHQRIIKEASVRFRRDGIGATGLQPLMKALGLTHGGFYSHFKSKDELVEKALQAAGDQVDVTCAELFAQERPLEAFINAYLSEWHQTSPHEGCPLPTMSSELGMRGQPSPTSDVVLHARLRQIQGTLEGENIEHRSIVIMSTLIGALLLSRSVENPELAAEILEVARNHLIRD; from the coding sequence ATGCGTTACTCGCAGGACCATAAAGCCCAGACTCACCAACGCATCATCAAGGAAGCTTCCGTACGCTTTCGCCGAGACGGCATCGGCGCGACCGGCCTGCAACCGCTGATGAAAGCGCTGGGCTTGACCCACGGGGGCTTTTATTCACACTTCAAGTCCAAGGACGAATTGGTGGAAAAAGCGCTACAGGCAGCCGGGGATCAAGTGGACGTCACCTGCGCGGAGCTGTTTGCCCAGGAGCGCCCGCTGGAGGCATTCATCAACGCCTACCTGTCCGAATGGCACCAGACTTCGCCCCACGAAGGCTGCCCGCTGCCGACCATGTCATCGGAACTCGGCATGCGTGGCCAACCGAGCCCCACTTCCGACGTTGTACTCCATGCACGACTTCGCCAGATCCAGGGCACCCTCGAGGGCGAAAACATCGAGCATCGCAGCATCGTCATCATGTCCACACTGATCGGCGCGCTGCTGCTTTCGCGCAGCGTCGAGAACCCCGAGCTGGCCGCCGAGATCCTCGAAGTGGCACGCAACCACCTAATCCGGGACTAA
- a CDS encoding GntR family transcriptional regulator — protein sequence MNSGLSLADHITLELRGDIIGGRLLPGMALVESDLVVAYNASRNTIREALHRLGQEGLTRYVRNKGVMVRRLGVEDVRDLFRVRRTLELQAISASRPLREYESDRMLEALEAAELAREREDWRAVGTHGLAFHQHIVGLLRSPLFDEFFTNVVAQLRLVFCSAPDESRFQAPWLARDRQIHELLVEGDKRGAEDTMSLYLDDSEHMLLQMFAPASHH from the coding sequence ATGAACAGCGGACTGTCATTGGCCGATCACATCACGCTGGAGTTACGCGGCGACATTATTGGTGGGCGATTACTGCCCGGCATGGCCTTGGTGGAAAGTGATCTGGTGGTCGCCTACAACGCTTCGCGCAATACCATTCGCGAGGCCCTGCACCGCTTGGGGCAGGAGGGCCTGACCCGCTATGTGCGCAACAAGGGTGTGATGGTGCGCCGGTTGGGGGTCGAGGATGTGCGGGACCTGTTCCGGGTTCGCCGCACGCTTGAGTTGCAGGCCATCAGTGCCAGCCGGCCCCTGCGTGAGTATGAATCCGACCGCATGCTCGAAGCCCTGGAAGCCGCCGAGCTGGCCCGGGAGCGCGAGGACTGGCGCGCAGTCGGCACCCATGGTCTGGCCTTTCACCAGCATATCGTTGGGCTGTTGCGCAGCCCGTTGTTTGACGAGTTCTTCACCAACGTCGTCGCGCAATTGCGCCTGGTGTTCTGCAGCGCCCCCGATGAATCACGTTTTCAGGCGCCCTGGCTGGCTCGCGACCGGCAGATCCATGAGCTGCTCGTCGAGGGCGACAAGCGCGGTGCCGAAGACACCATGAGCCTGTATCTCGACGATTCTGAACACATGCTGTTGCAAATGTTTGCCCCTGCCTCCCATCACTGA
- a CDS encoding urea carboxylase-associated family protein gives MYKDYPAAYQVSKGSALQVDKAFYERVRDTKDGRTLIESFEVPIRTGRAWKVPARHVFRVTTPVGPQVGDFNVWNANDPRERLWAARTRQLQGAHVSTHDRLWSNLPFLRPLVTITDDSLAAYGIDEHGGRLHDLLGTRCDPYVNKMLTGEDFHHHCHSNLTRAVLPHGLSEFDVHDVLNIFQCTGLNHDDMYFMKACPAQKGDYLEFFAEIDLLCALSTCPGGDLSLAMWGPDAQDPLSVCRPLGVEVYRLDESLLEGWSQPERAAYKGLHGLHIAKADWEV, from the coding sequence ATGTACAAAGACTATCCAGCGGCCTATCAAGTCAGCAAAGGCTCGGCCTTGCAGGTGGACAAGGCCTTCTACGAGCGGGTTCGTGACACGAAGGACGGGCGCACGTTGATCGAGTCATTCGAAGTGCCGATCCGTACCGGCCGTGCCTGGAAAGTGCCGGCCAGGCACGTGTTTCGCGTCACCACGCCGGTCGGGCCGCAAGTGGGGGATTTCAACGTGTGGAACGCCAACGATCCGCGCGAACGCTTGTGGGCGGCGCGGACCCGGCAATTGCAGGGTGCTCACGTAAGCACCCACGACCGGCTCTGGTCGAACCTGCCGTTCCTGCGGCCGCTGGTGACCATCACCGATGACAGCCTCGCCGCGTACGGTATCGATGAACATGGCGGGCGCCTGCACGACTTGCTGGGTACCCGCTGCGACCCGTATGTGAACAAAATGCTCACCGGCGAGGATTTCCACCATCACTGTCATTCCAACCTGACCCGCGCAGTACTGCCTCACGGCCTGAGCGAATTCGACGTGCATGACGTGCTGAACATTTTCCAGTGCACGGGGCTGAATCACGACGACATGTACTTCATGAAGGCCTGCCCGGCGCAGAAGGGCGATTACCTGGAGTTCTTCGCCGAGATCGATCTGCTTTGCGCATTGTCGACTTGCCCGGGAGGGGACCTGTCGCTGGCCATGTGGGGGCCGGATGCGCAGGATCCCCTGAGCGTGTGCCGCCCGTTGGGGGTGGAGGTATATCGGCTGGATGAATCCTTGCTCGAGGGTTGGAGCCAGCCTGAGCGTGCAGCGTACAAGGGGTTGCACGGTTTGCACATTGCGAAGGCCGATTGGGAAGTGTAG
- a CDS encoding helix-turn-helix domain-containing protein has product MHISSLGPAIRRHRKVAGLTQAELGERTGFDPKTISRFETGTYTPSVDALFLFANVLGVKLKAFFADPGDEDEQRAYLFDVIHKAPPKDLGKLIAAVDQALSKP; this is encoded by the coding sequence ATGCACATTTCAAGTTTGGGTCCAGCCATCCGCCGGCACCGCAAGGTCGCGGGGCTTACTCAGGCTGAACTTGGCGAAAGAACCGGTTTTGACCCCAAAACCATCAGCCGCTTCGAAACCGGCACCTATACCCCCAGCGTGGATGCACTGTTCCTGTTTGCCAATGTGCTGGGGGTGAAGCTGAAAGCCTTTTTCGCCGACCCGGGCGATGAGGATGAACAGCGGGCGTACCTGTTCGATGTCATACATAAAGCCCCCCCAAAGGACCTGGGAAAGCTGATTGCAGCGGTTGACCAGGCCTTGTCCAAGCCTTAA
- a CDS encoding putative bifunctional diguanylate cyclase/phosphodiesterase, whose amino-acid sequence MDEKYRRAVDAAAIFSETDLGGRITHVNDQFCAVSGYSREELLGQNHRMLNSGMHATDFFVDMWRTIALGHIWKGEICNRAKDGSLYWVESTMVPVIDTATGRVERYLSIRFDISEKRQLLHSLQWRVGHDVLTGLPNRAFLSDLLDQALEFSRQESIALAVCMLDLDGFKAINDGYGHATGDLLLVEVAKRLRNIVRGEDVVARLAGDEFVLVLRYVHDLSQLRAALNRVLGAISAPYSLQGKDINVFASIGVTLFPHDNEDAGTLLRHADQAMYVAKQSGRKRFHLFDVTRDREVKATHETVERVRQALVAGELLLQFQPKVDMRRGQVVGFEAVLRWEHPQNGLVSAREFLPLVEATDLIIDIGEWVMDQVLAQLDQWRQAGHDWPVSINIAARHFQRADFVLRLKNLLARHARVAPQRLDLEIVESVAVENIQHVSTCLQACQALGVQFSLGDFGTGYSSLSYLKRLRTQTIKIDKSFVRDILHDGDDLALTTAVIGLARAFGRQVIAEGLESIEHGELLLHLGCDVAQGDFIAPPMAAADVPGWVRSFVAPAQWRVADSAVLGHGLASALPPT is encoded by the coding sequence ATGGATGAGAAGTACCGCAGGGCGGTGGATGCCGCCGCGATTTTTTCCGAGACCGACCTGGGCGGCCGGATTACCCACGTCAATGACCAGTTTTGCGCAGTGTCCGGCTACAGTCGTGAAGAACTGCTTGGGCAAAACCATCGCATGCTCAATTCCGGTATGCACGCCACTGACTTCTTCGTCGACATGTGGCGCACCATCGCCTTGGGTCATATCTGGAAGGGCGAGATCTGCAATCGTGCCAAGGATGGCAGCCTGTACTGGGTCGAAAGCACCATGGTGCCGGTGATCGATACTGCCACCGGGCGGGTTGAGCGGTATCTGTCGATTCGCTTCGACATCAGCGAGAAACGACAACTGCTGCATTCCCTGCAATGGCGGGTCGGTCATGACGTGCTCACCGGGCTGCCCAACCGTGCATTTCTTTCGGATCTGCTCGATCAGGCGCTGGAGTTCTCCCGGCAGGAGAGCATCGCGCTGGCGGTGTGCATGCTCGATCTCGACGGCTTCAAGGCGATCAATGATGGCTACGGGCATGCCACTGGCGATCTTTTGCTGGTGGAGGTGGCCAAGCGCCTGCGCAACATCGTGCGTGGCGAGGATGTGGTCGCGCGGTTGGCCGGCGACGAGTTCGTCCTGGTGTTGCGCTATGTACATGACTTGTCGCAGCTGCGGGCCGCTCTGAATCGGGTGCTGGGGGCGATATCGGCCCCGTACTCGCTGCAAGGCAAGGATATCAATGTGTTTGCCAGCATCGGCGTCACGCTTTTCCCTCACGATAACGAAGATGCGGGGACCCTGCTGCGTCATGCCGATCAGGCCATGTATGTGGCCAAGCAGAGTGGTCGCAAGCGCTTTCATTTATTCGACGTGACCCGCGACCGCGAGGTCAAGGCCACTCACGAGACGGTCGAACGGGTGCGGCAGGCGCTGGTAGCTGGCGAACTGCTCCTGCAGTTCCAGCCCAAGGTCGACATGCGTCGGGGCCAGGTCGTCGGCTTCGAGGCAGTGCTGCGCTGGGAGCACCCGCAAAACGGCTTAGTGTCCGCCCGGGAATTCCTGCCCCTGGTGGAAGCGACCGACCTGATCATCGATATCGGTGAATGGGTCATGGACCAGGTGTTGGCGCAACTGGACCAATGGCGCCAGGCCGGACATGACTGGCCGGTGAGCATCAATATCGCGGCGCGGCATTTTCAGCGGGCGGACTTCGTCTTGCGGCTAAAAAACCTGTTGGCGCGGCATGCGCGTGTGGCGCCGCAGCGGCTCGACCTGGAGATCGTCGAGTCGGTCGCGGTCGAGAACATCCAGCATGTCAGTACCTGCCTGCAGGCTTGCCAGGCGCTGGGGGTGCAGTTTTCCCTGGGGGATTTCGGCACCGGCTATTCATCCCTGAGTTACCTCAAGCGCCTGCGCACCCAGACCATCAAGATCGACAAATCCTTTGTGCGCGACATTCTTCATGATGGCGATGACCTGGCATTGACCACGGCGGTGATCGGCCTGGCCCGGGCATTTGGCCGCCAGGTGATCGCCGAGGGGCTGGAAAGTATCGAGCATGGCGAGTTGCTGTTGCACTTGGGCTGCGACGTGGCCCAGGGCGATTTCATTGCGCCGCCGATGGCCGCCGCCGACGTGCCGGGCTGGGTCAGGAGTTTTGTCGCCCCGGCGCAATGGCGGGTAGCGGATTCAGCCGTCCTCGGTCACGGCCTGGCTTCAGCCTTGCCGCCAACGTAA
- a CDS encoding substrate-binding periplasmic protein, with translation MRLGLGALLLISLDGVAADAPLRFVVPDSWAMPMVQLERGRPTQGILYDVMLSLATQVGVPAQFHVLPRGRVQNAMEQGEVDIRCYAAQSWTPNQSGDYIWSIPLWTQPDLLVSRPDAKDSVNPAHLPHQSIGTVLGYSYPTLQPLFDANRLYRDDARNQEQVLEKLHAGRNRYAVSNQWTLDWFNQRLLPQQQLQGVAFLQEQRVGCYVRNDPKVPVQRILRTLLRMKMSGEIDDIIRLYVGGKAEARP, from the coding sequence ATGCGGCTGGGCTTGGGGGCACTGCTGTTGATCAGCCTGGACGGGGTGGCCGCTGACGCACCGTTGCGCTTCGTGGTACCTGACAGTTGGGCCATGCCGATGGTGCAGCTTGAACGCGGCCGGCCGACCCAGGGCATCCTTTATGACGTGATGCTCAGCCTCGCGACCCAGGTCGGTGTGCCGGCGCAGTTTCACGTATTGCCCCGCGGCCGGGTGCAGAACGCCATGGAACAGGGCGAGGTCGACATTCGCTGCTACGCCGCACAGTCCTGGACGCCGAACCAGTCCGGCGACTATATCTGGAGCATTCCGCTCTGGACTCAACCCGACCTGCTGGTCAGCCGGCCTGACGCGAAGGACTCCGTCAACCCGGCACACTTGCCGCATCAATCGATCGGCACGGTTCTGGGCTACAGCTACCCGACCCTGCAGCCGCTGTTCGACGCCAACCGGCTGTATCGCGACGATGCCCGTAACCAGGAACAGGTGCTGGAGAAGCTGCATGCCGGACGCAACCGCTATGCGGTCAGCAACCAATGGACCCTGGACTGGTTCAACCAGCGATTGTTGCCGCAGCAGCAACTGCAAGGCGTGGCGTTCCTGCAGGAGCAACGCGTCGGCTGTTACGTACGCAACGATCCCAAGGTGCCGGTGCAGCGCATTCTGCGCACCCTGCTGCGCATGAAGATGTCAGGGGAAATCGATGACATCATTCGCCTTTACGTTGGCGGCAAGGCTGAAGCCAGGCCGTGA